Proteins encoded in a region of the Methylosinus trichosporium OB3b genome:
- a CDS encoding DUF2325 domain-containing protein, producing the protein MSDALQRVSSSVLEKLTQPPRISRGEPGVRRRIWEIIGASHCSIIGTCMTIAELRKIARRTRFLADEQRYNDYHIHGLFVEAMSEDCAVSRAVQKHLDTKYEGAIRKAKSLDGDEAFLAYWESAVDNGFVPGAYWALIGHPRLPIGVDTRIFGDIHMMSHLCGATHRGEAREIAELRREKAEIARRFVALVAERNDEIARQRGEIARLSAAVRELTPLEEECERLRREARRDSRAELDAALRENAVLREDRARLEQRLERLSARRSRIDAPPPAPLPPSPPLEISIAAASEEPMDLCGRCLLYVGGRPRTVGRLQQIVEQHNGSLIHHDGGMEDSRAMLSELVRRADAVFFPVDCVSHRAVDAVKSLCESRGIPYCPLRSASASAFERAITELGRAEVAASS; encoded by the coding sequence ATGAGCGATGCGCTGCAGCGGGTTTCGTCCAGCGTTCTCGAGAAGCTCACGCAACCACCGCGCATCTCGCGCGGCGAGCCGGGCGTCAGGCGACGCATTTGGGAGATCATCGGCGCCTCGCACTGCTCGATCATCGGCACCTGCATGACCATCGCCGAATTGCGCAAGATCGCGCGGCGCACGCGCTTTCTCGCCGATGAGCAGCGCTATAACGACTATCACATCCACGGACTTTTCGTGGAAGCGATGAGCGAGGACTGCGCCGTCTCGCGCGCCGTGCAGAAGCACCTCGACACGAAATATGAAGGCGCGATCCGCAAGGCGAAGAGTCTCGACGGCGACGAGGCGTTTCTCGCTTATTGGGAAAGCGCGGTCGACAATGGCTTCGTGCCGGGCGCCTATTGGGCTCTGATCGGCCATCCGCGTCTTCCCATCGGCGTCGACACGCGCATTTTCGGCGACATTCACATGATGTCGCATCTGTGTGGCGCGACGCATCGCGGCGAGGCGCGCGAGATCGCCGAGCTTCGTCGCGAGAAGGCGGAGATCGCGCGGCGCTTCGTCGCGCTCGTCGCCGAGCGCAATGATGAGATCGCGCGCCAGCGCGGCGAGATCGCGCGGCTCTCCGCCGCTGTGCGCGAGCTCACGCCGCTAGAGGAGGAGTGCGAGCGTCTGCGGCGGGAGGCGAGACGCGATTCTCGCGCCGAGCTCGACGCGGCGCTGCGCGAGAACGCCGTTCTGCGCGAAGATCGCGCGCGTCTGGAGCAGCGTCTGGAGCGGCTCTCGGCGAGGCGCTCGCGCATCGACGCGCCGCCGCCGGCGCCTCTGCCGCCGTCGCCGCCATTGGAGATTTCGATCGCCGCGGCGTCGGAGGAGCCGATGGATCTGTGCGGGCGCTGCCTGCTCTATGTGGGCGGCCGTCCGCGCACGGTGGGGCGGTTGCAGCAGATCGTCGAGCAGCACAATGGCTCGCTCATTCATCACGACGGCGGCATGGAGGACAGCCGCGCCATGCTCAGCGAGCTGGTGCGGCGCGCCGATGCGGTGTTCTTCCCCGTCGACTGCGTCAGCCATCGCGCCGTCGACGCGGTGAAGAGCCTCTGCGAGAGCCGGGGGATTCCCTACTGTCCGCTGCGCAGCGCCAGCGCCTCGGCGTTCGAGCGGGCGATCACCGAGCTCGGCCGCGCCGAGGTCGCCGCTTCGTCCTGA
- the pnp gene encoding polyribonucleotide nucleotidyltransferase encodes MFQIHREELDWAGRKLVLETGKIARQADGAVFASWGETTVLATVVSAKAPKPGQDFFPLTVNYQEKAFAAGRIPGGYFKREGRPSERETLVSRLIDRPIRPLFPDGYRNDTQVILTVLSHDLENDPDILAMVAASAALTLSGIPFMGPVGAARVGYINGQLKLNPTIEEMKLSVLDLVVAGTSDAVLMVESEAQELSEDVMLGAVMTGHRGFQPVIDAIIRLAERAAKDPRDLNVADKSEVTAAVAAIAEAELRTAYKLTVKQERYAAVDAVKAKVFAALLPEGGEAKFSKEHVAEAFHDLQAKVVRWNILDDGVRIDGRDVKTVRPIVAEVGVLPRAHGSALFTRGETQALVVATLGTGEDEQFVDSLEGTYKERFLLHYNFPPYSVGETGRMGSPGRREIGHGKLAWRAIRPMLPAAAEFPYTIRVVSEITESNGSSSMATVCGSSLALMDAGVPLKKPTAGIAMGLILEGERFAVLSDILGDEDHLGDMDFKVAGTSEGVTSLQMDIKIAGITEEIMRVALAQARDGRLHILGEMAKALTTSRAELGEFAPRIETLKIATDKIREVIGTGGKVIREIVEKTGAKVNIEDDGTVKVASSDANSIKAAINWIKSIASDPEVGQIYEGTVVKTADFGAFVNFFGAKDGLVHISQLAKQRVNKTTDVVKEGDKVKVKLLGFDDRGKVRLSMRVVDQQTGEDLEAKEKAEAAAANE; translated from the coding sequence ATGTTTCAGATCCATCGCGAAGAGCTCGACTGGGCCGGCCGCAAGCTGGTGCTGGAGACCGGCAAGATCGCGCGTCAGGCCGACGGCGCCGTCTTCGCCAGCTGGGGCGAGACCACGGTGCTCGCCACCGTCGTCTCCGCCAAAGCGCCCAAGCCCGGCCAGGACTTCTTTCCGCTGACCGTCAATTATCAGGAGAAGGCCTTCGCCGCCGGCCGCATTCCGGGCGGCTATTTCAAGCGCGAGGGACGCCCGAGCGAGCGCGAGACCCTGGTCTCCCGCCTCATCGATCGGCCGATTCGCCCGCTCTTCCCCGATGGCTATCGCAACGACACGCAGGTCATCCTCACCGTGCTCAGCCACGACCTCGAGAATGACCCGGACATTCTCGCCATGGTCGCGGCCTCTGCGGCGCTGACGCTCTCGGGGATTCCCTTCATGGGCCCGGTCGGCGCGGCGCGCGTCGGCTATATCAACGGCCAGCTGAAGCTCAATCCGACGATCGAGGAGATGAAGCTTTCCGTGCTCGACCTCGTCGTCGCCGGCACCTCGGATGCGGTGCTGATGGTCGAATCGGAGGCGCAGGAGCTCTCCGAGGATGTGATGCTCGGGGCGGTGATGACCGGCCATCGCGGCTTCCAGCCGGTGATCGACGCGATCATCCGCCTTGCCGAGCGCGCAGCCAAGGATCCGCGCGATCTCAATGTGGCCGACAAGTCCGAGGTGACTGCGGCCGTCGCGGCCATCGCCGAGGCCGAGCTGCGCACGGCCTATAAGCTCACCGTGAAGCAGGAGCGCTACGCCGCCGTCGACGCGGTGAAGGCGAAGGTCTTCGCGGCGCTGCTGCCGGAAGGCGGCGAGGCGAAATTCTCCAAGGAGCATGTCGCCGAGGCCTTCCACGATCTTCAGGCCAAGGTGGTGCGCTGGAATATTCTCGACGACGGCGTCCGCATCGACGGTCGCGACGTGAAGACGGTGCGCCCGATCGTCGCCGAGGTCGGCGTGCTGCCGCGCGCCCATGGCTCAGCGCTGTTCACGCGCGGCGAGACGCAGGCGCTGGTGGTGGCGACGCTCGGCACCGGCGAGGACGAGCAATTCGTCGATTCGCTCGAGGGAACCTATAAGGAGCGCTTCCTGCTCCACTACAACTTCCCCCCCTATTCGGTCGGCGAGACCGGCCGCATGGGCTCGCCCGGCCGCCGCGAGATCGGCCATGGCAAGCTCGCCTGGCGCGCCATCCGTCCGATGCTGCCGGCCGCCGCCGAGTTCCCCTATACGATCCGCGTCGTCTCGGAGATCACCGAATCCAACGGCTCCTCTTCGATGGCGACCGTCTGCGGCTCGTCGCTGGCGCTGATGGACGCCGGCGTGCCCCTGAAGAAGCCGACCGCCGGCATCGCCATGGGCCTCATCCTCGAGGGCGAACGCTTCGCCGTGCTGTCGGACATTCTCGGCGACGAGGATCATCTCGGCGACATGGACTTCAAGGTGGCCGGCACTTCCGAGGGCGTCACCTCGCTGCAGATGGACATCAAGATCGCCGGCATCACCGAGGAGATCATGCGCGTCGCGCTGGCGCAGGCGCGCGACGGCCGCCTGCATATCCTCGGCGAGATGGCCAAGGCGCTCACCACCTCGCGCGCCGAGCTCGGCGAGTTTGCCCCGCGCATCGAGACGCTGAAGATCGCCACCGACAAGATCAGAGAAGTGATCGGCACTGGCGGCAAGGTCATTCGCGAGATCGTCGAGAAGACCGGCGCCAAGGTGAATATCGAGGACGACGGCACGGTGAAGGTCGCCTCCTCCGACGCCAATTCGATCAAGGCGGCGATCAATTGGATCAAGTCGATCGCCTCCGATCCGGAGGTCGGCCAGATCTATGAGGGAACCGTGGTGAAGACCGCCGATTTCGGCGCCTTCGTCAATTTCTTCGGCGCCAAGGACGGCCTCGTCCACATCTCGCAGCTCGCCAAGCAGCGCGTGAACAAGACCACCGACGTGGTGAAGGAAGGCGACAAGGTGAAGGTGAAGCTGCTCGGCTTCGACGATCGCGGCAAGGTGCGCCTCTCGATGCGCGTCGTCGACCAGCAGACCGGCGAGGACCTCGAGGCGAAGGAAAAGGCCGAGGCCGCCGCCGCGAACGAGTAA
- the rpsO gene encoding 30S ribosomal protein S15: MSITAERKQALIKEYATKTDDTGSPEVQVAILTERIVNLTEHFKTHVKDNHSRRGLLKLVSQRRQLLDYVKKRDEPRYKSIIERLGIRR; encoded by the coding sequence ATGTCGATCACGGCCGAGCGCAAGCAGGCGCTCATCAAGGAATATGCGACGAAGACCGACGACACGGGCTCGCCCGAGGTGCAGGTGGCGATTCTCACCGAGCGCATCGTCAATCTGACCGAGCATTTCAAGACCCATGTGAAGGACAATCATTCGCGCCGCGGTCTTCTGAAGCTCGTGTCGCAGCGTCGCCAGCTGCTCGATTACGTGAAGAAGCGGGACGAGCCCCGCTACAAGAGCATCATCGAGCGTCTCGGCATCCGCCGCTGA
- a CDS encoding MotA/TolQ/ExbB proton channel family protein: MSFDRIIELAAGSGGILYVMPLMLLLALTVSFERSWCLGGLVRRCRAVMARLSALDHIDRAAIGAEIERLREGPIARILRAAREAPNLRDRTLLQARIEEAILQEVPAIDRSLWLLDTIVTLAPLLGLLGTIIGMFNSFQVLGKPGSSPTDITAGVAEALVATAAGLFIAIVGVFFFNGLQTRVRLHVHQLETLKMVLVNRMAIVDDSAAREASPFRPIAAAEE, translated from the coding sequence ATGTCGTTTGATCGGATCATCGAGCTCGCGGCTGGCTCAGGCGGCATTCTCTATGTGATGCCGTTGATGTTGCTGCTCGCGCTCACGGTCAGCTTCGAGCGGAGCTGGTGTCTGGGGGGATTGGTGCGGCGTTGCCGCGCGGTCATGGCGCGCCTCTCTGCGCTCGATCACATCGACCGGGCGGCGATCGGCGCGGAAATCGAACGGCTGCGCGAAGGGCCGATCGCGCGAATTCTGCGTGCGGCCAGGGAGGCGCCGAACCTGCGGGATCGGACGTTGCTGCAGGCCCGCATCGAAGAGGCGATCCTTCAGGAGGTCCCCGCCATCGACCGCTCGCTATGGCTTCTCGACACGATCGTGACCTTGGCGCCACTGCTCGGCCTGCTCGGCACCATCATCGGCATGTTCAATTCGTTCCAAGTTCTAGGCAAGCCCGGCTCCTCCCCGACCGACATCACCGCCGGCGTCGCGGAGGCTCTGGTCGCGACCGCGGCCGGACTGTTCATCGCCATTGTCGGCGTCTTTTTCTTCAACGGCTTGCAGACCCGCGTGCGGCTCCATGTGCATCAGCTCGAGACGCTGAAAATGGTGCTGGTGAACCGGATGGCGATCGTCGACGACAGCGCCGCCCGCGAGGCGTCGCCGTTTCGGCCGATCGCCGCCGCGGAGGAGTGA
- a CDS encoding ExbD/TolR family protein, which translates to MRYFETRKARIEIVPMIDIMFFLLVFFVMITLRMIPATGVASQLPQSGTAEQMPPPSVIVTLLQDGDVMVEDLPISLEDLTRRLAVGEAAKKTVTIAGAASASIQQLMSVIDACRRAGVKQIGLAAAKARR; encoded by the coding sequence ATGCGCTATTTCGAAACCCGCAAGGCGCGCATAGAGATCGTGCCGATGATCGACATCATGTTCTTTCTGCTGGTCTTCTTCGTGATGATCACCTTGCGCATGATCCCCGCGACCGGCGTGGCGAGCCAATTGCCGCAGAGCGGCACGGCCGAGCAGATGCCGCCGCCGAGCGTCATCGTGACCTTGTTGCAGGATGGCGACGTGATGGTCGAGGACCTGCCGATCTCGCTCGAGGATCTGACCCGGCGGCTCGCCGTCGGCGAGGCCGCCAAAAAGACCGTGACCATCGCCGGCGCGGCCTCGGCCTCGATCCAGCAATTGATGAGCGTGATCGACGCCTGCCGAAGGGCCGGGGTCAAGCAGATCGGCCTCGCCGCGGCCAAGGCCCGACGCTGA
- a CDS encoding energy transducer TonB produces MSAFVAQWRGTFGAAAMALLAEAALLVAAALWLTSHPSASAIDQSFGPIQLDLTRLPTPEPPPQEPDPPAGGSASEPTPDASSPESAPPGEEPTVPLSDRPSRETPSQPVAPRRYVRDLPPAPLPDLSRLPRRQAAVGPSRRAPPNANGDATQLTEFIERLNDALRSASIYPKEARGVRLTGRVLVRVHYRDGKVWDAAITRSSGFAVLDKAVLEGVVRAVWPPPPPGFEGRELIVPINGSFW; encoded by the coding sequence ATGTCCGCGTTCGTCGCGCAATGGCGCGGCACATTCGGCGCGGCGGCGATGGCGCTGCTCGCTGAAGCCGCGCTTCTGGTCGCAGCCGCGCTCTGGTTGACCAGCCATCCGTCCGCATCGGCGATCGATCAGAGCTTCGGTCCGATTCAACTCGACCTCACCAGGCTGCCGACGCCCGAGCCGCCCCCGCAGGAGCCCGACCCGCCCGCGGGCGGGTCGGCTTCCGAGCCGACGCCGGACGCCTCGTCGCCGGAGTCCGCGCCGCCGGGCGAGGAGCCGACCGTCCCCCTCTCCGATCGTCCCTCCAGGGAGACGCCCAGCCAGCCGGTCGCGCCGCGTCGATATGTGCGCGATCTCCCGCCGGCGCCGCTGCCGGATTTGTCGCGGCTTCCGCGCCGGCAGGCCGCCGTCGGGCCCAGCCGACGGGCGCCGCCGAACGCAAATGGCGACGCCACGCAACTGACCGAATTCATCGAGCGATTGAACGACGCGCTGCGATCGGCCTCGATCTATCCCAAGGAGGCGCGTGGCGTGAGGCTGACCGGACGGGTTCTCGTCCGCGTGCATTATCGCGACGGCAAGGTCTGGGACGCCGCGATCACCCGCTCGAGCGGCTTCGCGGTTCTCGACAAGGCCGTTCTGGAAGGGGTGGTCCGCGCGGTCTGGCCGCCTCCGCCGCCTGGTTTCGAAGGCCGCGAGCTGATCGTGCCCATCAACGGCTCGTTCTGGTGA
- a CDS encoding NAD(P)-dependent alcohol dehydrogenase: protein MSTKAYAVASAEALFGPLAIERRALGPEDVEIDILYCGVCHSDLHTARSEWPGTRYPCVPGHEIVGRVTAVGAKVTKFSVGDLAAVGCMVDSCRRCLSCDDGLEQYCEHGFTATYNGPIYGSGENTFGGYSEKIVVDAHFVLAIHHSETQLAGVAPLLCAGITTWSPLKHWGVGPGKSVGIVGIGGLGHMGVKLAHALGAHVVAFTTSPSKRDAALALGADEVVVSTDPAAMAARAGSLDFILDTVAVAHDLDAYVNLLKRDGALVLVGVPATPHPSPSAGGLIFKRRQVAGSLIGGVKETQEMLDFCAERGIVADIETIAMQQIETAYARMLKNDVKYRFVIDMATLKAA, encoded by the coding sequence ATGTCCACCAAAGCCTATGCCGTTGCGTCCGCCGAGGCGCTCTTCGGCCCGCTCGCGATCGAGCGCCGCGCGCTCGGGCCCGAGGATGTAGAGATCGACATCCTCTATTGCGGCGTCTGCCATTCCGATCTGCACACGGCGCGCAGTGAATGGCCGGGCACGCGCTACCCATGCGTCCCGGGCCACGAGATTGTCGGCCGCGTCACCGCTGTCGGCGCGAAGGTGACGAAATTTTCGGTCGGCGATCTCGCCGCCGTCGGCTGCATGGTCGACAGCTGCCGGCGATGCTTGTCCTGCGACGACGGGCTCGAACAATATTGCGAGCACGGTTTCACCGCCACCTATAACGGCCCGATCTACGGCTCGGGCGAGAACACCTTTGGCGGCTATTCGGAGAAAATCGTCGTCGACGCGCATTTCGTGCTGGCGATCCACCATTCTGAGACGCAGCTTGCCGGAGTCGCGCCGCTGCTCTGCGCCGGCATCACCACTTGGTCGCCGCTCAAGCATTGGGGTGTCGGCCCGGGAAAATCGGTCGGCATCGTCGGCATCGGCGGGCTCGGCCATATGGGGGTCAAGCTCGCCCATGCGCTCGGCGCCCATGTCGTCGCCTTCACCACCTCGCCGTCAAAGCGCGACGCGGCCCTCGCGCTCGGCGCCGACGAGGTCGTCGTCTCCACAGATCCTGCCGCTATGGCGGCGCGGGCGGGAAGCCTCGACTTCATTCTCGATACGGTCGCCGTCGCCCATGACCTCGACGCTTATGTGAATCTGTTGAAGCGCGATGGCGCTCTGGTGCTCGTCGGCGTGCCGGCGACGCCGCATCCCTCGCCATCGGCGGGCGGGTTGATCTTCAAGCGGCGCCAGGTCGCCGGCTCGCTGATCGGCGGCGTAAAGGAGACGCAGGAGATGCTCGACTTCTGCGCCGAGCGCGGCATTGTCGCGGACATAGAGACGATCGCCATGCAGCAGATCGAGACCGCCTATGCGCGCATGCTGAAGAATGATGTGAAATACCGCTTCGTCATCGACATGGCGACGCTGAAGGCGGCGTAG
- a CDS encoding LolA family protein encodes MKAPLLAAALSLAFLPPLASPAGAELFQPWPTPTQVKPAPRAAAKPAPAKPAKAAAKPAHEKPAAKTAHEKPAHDKTAHDKAPAKTEPKTAAAKPSDGKPSDGKPVEGKAASTGATKADAAKAATATAAAAAAAAVPQKPLDRAEAIKRAEASLNASPVMTADFVQIGGDGRRAEGRLFIHKVGRMRFEYAQPATMEVVSDGVTVAVRDRKLNTQDLYFIAQTPLKFLLNEKIDLEKDVKLLDVVIDDAGAAIIIEDKATLGGTSKIKLLFDAKTFDLKQWQVTDPQGYETLVSLFNIDRDSAPDPKLFKVARD; translated from the coding sequence GTGAAAGCCCCTCTCCTCGCCGCCGCATTGTCGCTCGCTTTCCTGCCGCCTCTCGCGTCGCCGGCCGGAGCCGAGCTGTTCCAGCCCTGGCCGACCCCGACGCAGGTGAAGCCGGCCCCCCGCGCCGCCGCCAAGCCCGCGCCGGCCAAGCCCGCCAAAGCGGCGGCCAAGCCTGCGCATGAAAAGCCGGCGGCCAAAACGGCCCATGAAAAGCCGGCTCACGACAAGACCGCGCATGACAAGGCGCCCGCCAAGACCGAGCCGAAAACGGCCGCCGCCAAGCCGAGCGATGGAAAGCCGAGCGACGGCAAGCCCGTGGAGGGCAAAGCCGCCTCGACCGGCGCGACCAAGGCGGACGCAGCCAAGGCGGCGACCGCGACTGCGGCGGCGGCGGCCGCTGCGGCGGTCCCGCAAAAGCCGCTCGACCGCGCGGAGGCGATCAAGCGCGCCGAGGCCTCGCTCAACGCCTCTCCGGTAATGACCGCCGATTTCGTCCAGATCGGCGGCGACGGCCGGCGCGCCGAAGGCCGGCTGTTCATCCACAAGGTCGGGCGCATGCGCTTCGAATATGCCCAGCCGGCGACAATGGAGGTCGTCTCCGACGGCGTCACCGTCGCGGTGCGCGACCGCAAGCTCAACACGCAGGATCTCTATTTCATCGCGCAGACGCCGCTCAAATTCCTGCTCAACGAGAAGATCGACCTCGAGAAGGACGTGAAGCTCCTCGACGTCGTGATCGACGACGCCGGCGCCGCGATCATCATAGAGGACAAGGCGACGCTCGGCGGCACGTCGAAGATCAAGCTGCTGTTCGACGCCAAGACCTTCGACCTCAAGCAATGGCAGGTCACCGATCCGCAGGGCTACGAGACTCTGGTGTCGCTGTTCAACATCGACCGCGACAGCGCGCCCGATCCGAAGCTGTTCAAGGTCGCCAGGGATTGA
- a CDS encoding phosphatase PAP2 family protein, with product MQQADLAGVHVVSRSARPALGRLLAIVISKLGNGWIYPILATVIFYVFGRAALPVVALAGVNAAVLHILFPIIKRRIGRPRPFHVDPRLISLLRILDEHSFPSGHMMTLSGVLAPIVIAWPSAASSAAALVLSMAWSRIATAHHYPSDVLGGFALGAAMGYPLSACALAFL from the coding sequence TTGCAGCAAGCCGATCTCGCCGGCGTCCATGTCGTCTCGCGCTCGGCCCGTCCGGCGCTCGGCCGCCTTCTGGCGATCGTCATCAGCAAGCTCGGCAATGGCTGGATCTATCCGATCCTCGCCACCGTCATCTTCTACGTCTTCGGACGCGCCGCGCTTCCCGTGGTCGCGCTCGCCGGCGTCAATGCAGCCGTGCTGCATATTCTGTTTCCGATCATCAAGCGGCGCATCGGCCGGCCGCGGCCGTTCCATGTCGATCCGCGCCTCATCTCGCTGCTACGCATTCTCGACGAGCATTCCTTCCCGAGCGGCCACATGATGACTCTGTCCGGCGTCCTCGCGCCGATCGTCATCGCCTGGCCCTCCGCTGCGAGCTCCGCCGCCGCGCTCGTGCTGTCGATGGCTTGGTCGCGCATCGCCACCGCTCACCATTATCCGAGCGACGTGCTCGGCGGCTTCGCTCTCGGCGCCGCCATGGGCTATCCCCTGTCGGCTTGCGCGCTCGCCTTTCTGTGA
- a CDS encoding mannose-1-phosphate guanylyltransferase/mannose-6-phosphate isomerase → MTKILPVIMCGGAGTRVWPESRETLPKQFIALVGDRSTFQTTMATLADPAFEKPIVVSNIDYRFLLADQLREIGAEADIVLEPMRRDSAAAVAVAAGLAARRNPQTVVVVLAADHVVRDRAGLVALCKTAASVAADGYIVTLGVKPDNPATGYGYIRPGERIAGEVMKLDAFVEKPDHPTAEAYVEAGYLWNSGNFIFRADVMQSEIAHFEPAISEAAERAIDGARRDLDFLVLNGEAFARAPKTSIDYAVMEKTTKAAVIPADIGWSDVGNWRAVWELSERDDQGNSVRGNGLIREARNVHVRSDDTLTTVVGVDDVIVVTTQDAVLVLSHEHGDNVKQLVDQLKRENRREAGEHKRIFRPWGYYQSVDSGQRYQVKRIVVKPGARLSLQKHFHRAEHWIVVKGTAEVGRDKETHLVHENESIYLPIGCVHRLGNPGRIDLELIEVQTGSYLGEDDIVRLEDAYNRG, encoded by the coding sequence ATGACGAAGATACTTCCCGTGATCATGTGCGGCGGGGCCGGCACCAGAGTCTGGCCGGAATCCCGTGAAACGCTTCCCAAGCAGTTCATTGCTCTGGTCGGCGACCGCTCGACCTTCCAGACCACGATGGCGACGCTCGCCGATCCCGCCTTCGAGAAGCCGATCGTCGTCTCCAACATCGACTATCGCTTTCTGCTCGCGGATCAGCTGCGCGAGATCGGCGCCGAGGCGGATATCGTGCTCGAGCCCATGCGCCGCGATTCCGCCGCGGCGGTGGCCGTCGCCGCGGGCCTCGCCGCGCGGCGCAATCCGCAGACGGTCGTCGTGGTGCTGGCGGCCGATCACGTCGTGCGAGATCGCGCCGGCCTCGTCGCCTTGTGCAAGACCGCGGCATCGGTCGCGGCGGACGGCTATATCGTGACGCTCGGCGTGAAGCCGGACAATCCCGCGACCGGCTATGGCTATATTCGGCCCGGCGAACGCATCGCCGGCGAGGTGATGAAGCTCGACGCCTTCGTCGAAAAGCCCGACCATCCCACCGCGGAAGCCTATGTCGAAGCCGGCTATCTCTGGAACAGCGGCAATTTCATCTTCCGCGCCGATGTGATGCAGAGCGAGATCGCCCATTTCGAGCCGGCCATTTCCGAAGCCGCCGAGCGCGCCATCGACGGCGCCCGCCGCGATCTCGACTTCCTGGTGCTGAACGGCGAAGCCTTCGCGCGCGCGCCGAAGACCTCGATCGATTACGCGGTGATGGAGAAGACCACCAAAGCCGCGGTGATTCCCGCCGATATCGGCTGGTCCGACGTCGGCAATTGGCGCGCCGTCTGGGAGCTCTCGGAGCGCGACGACCAAGGCAATTCCGTGCGCGGCAACGGCCTCATCCGCGAAGCCCGCAATGTTCATGTGCGCTCGGACGACACGCTCACCACCGTCGTCGGCGTCGATGATGTGATCGTTGTGACGACGCAGGACGCCGTGCTGGTGCTCAGCCATGAGCATGGCGACAACGTCAAGCAGCTCGTCGATCAATTGAAGCGTGAGAATCGCCGCGAGGCCGGGGAACACAAGCGCATCTTCCGTCCCTGGGGCTATTATCAATCGGTCGATTCGGGCCAGCGTTATCAGGTCAAGCGCATCGTCGTGAAGCCCGGCGCGCGCCTGTCGCTGCAGAAGCATTTCCATCGCGCCGAGCATTGGATCGTCGTGAAGGGCACGGCCGAGGTCGGACGCGACAAGGAGACTCATCTCGTCCATGAGAACGAGTCGATCTATCTGCCGATCGGCTGCGTGCATCGCCTCGGCAATCCCGGCAGGATCGATCTCGAGCTGATCGAGGTGCAGACCGGCTCCTATCTCGGCGAAGACGATATCGTTCGCCTCGAGGATGCATATAACCGCGGTTGA